The genomic DNA AACGTTTGGGCATAACGCGAACTATTATATCGAAACAAAATCACCTGATGAATATTTAGGAATGGAAGAAAAATTATTAGAAATTATTAATTACTACGAAATACAGGATAAAGTTATTATTCAATCGTTTAGTGAAGAAAGTCTACAAAAGATTCATAGCTTAAATAGTAATATATCCATAGTACAATTATTACCTTATAAAAAAGCAGTTCAATTAACAAAATTAGAGATAGAAAAGTATAAAATGTACTGCATAGGTCTTGGTATGAATTACAAATATATCGATTCAGATTATGTAAAGAAAATAAAGAAAAGTGGATTAGAAGTTCATCCATTTACAGTAGATAATGAAAATGATATGAAAAAGTTACTTGCATGGGGAGTCGACGGGATGTTTACCAATTATCCAGATCATTTACATTCAATATTGGATTTGAAAAATCATGAATAAGTAGTGTTATTCATAAAGGGAAAATTTACACAACCTGTATACTAGGATTATCAATGCAAGAAGGCATGTATCATATCAAAAGAAAATACCAAAAACCGCAACTGGAAGACCTAGGTTGTGGTTTTTTATTGCTTTGATTTCAGTTTACAAAGTTTGAAGCTAGAAGTGAAAACCTTTTTAGATGAATTGGCTTCTTATGTATTTGTACTTCATATCGTTCTAGGTATATGTACAACCCATGAGACGAATTTTGCATATGATAATAGAAAAGGAGATGTTGCATATTGAAATATCACAATAGAAATGTAAGTAATCTGAATAAATTAGCGGATAATACGAAAGCTGCCGCTTTTAAGTGGTATCAGTACTGCATTGACAATGGTATTGAAGTGTTAATTTACGAAACAATCCGTACGGTCGAGCGACAACGTGAATATGTTCGTAAAGGAGCATCGCAAACGATGCGCTCATATCACTTAGTAGGACAAGCATTAGATTTTGTTCCAATTCAGTCGAATGGTACAGAAGATTGGAATAGCTATAATAAAGAACCGTGGGCATCAGCAATTCGTTATGCTAAACAAATTGGCTTTGAATGGGGCGGTGACTGGAAAGGATTTGTGGATAGTCCGCATTTGCAATATAACTACAAAGGGTATGGAACGGATACTTTTGGAAAAGGTTCTCAAAACGTAGCGACTCCTCCTCCAACGAATGATGGTGTAGGGGTAGCTTATATTAACGGTAGCAATGTAAATTTACGAAAAGGACCTGGTACTGGATATGGTGTTATTCGCCAATTAGGGAAAGGAGAGTCCTACAAAGTATTTGGGCAATCAAATGGCTGGTTAAATTTAGGTGGCGATCAGTGGATTTATAACGATCCATCATATATTCGTTATACGGGAGGAAATGTACCCGCAACTTCACAATCATCAAACGATGGTGTAGGCGTAGTTACTATAATAGCGGATGTATTGCGTGTTCGTACCGGACCAGGAACAAATTACGGTATTGTGAAAAATGTGTACCAAGGTGCAAAATATCAATCGTTTGGATATAAAGATGGTTGGTATAATGTTGGTGGAAATCAATGGGTTTCTGGTGAATATGTTACATTTGTAAAGTAAAAATAAGAGCCGTCCTGTTGGGCGGCATTTTATTATAGATGTTCATAGGACGAGTGCTCATAATATCATTCGTAATATATAGAGTATAATTTTTCATTCTAATAATCAGAAAGTAATCAAAATGTAATTAATTTTAACTACGCTTTTTATATTTTTTTGATACACTGGCTACGAGGGGGATACCAATTAATGTGGGTAAAAACCAAAACCATATTGGCGGAAGTAAATTTATAATGGGAATATGGATGCCGACATTTACTAAAAGTGCGGTGACTGCACCTATATAAGAACCTAACATACCTCTAATGTGGTGATGGAGCCAATTTTTCCAACGTTTTTTTCGTGCGAGGTATCCATAAATTGCAAATGAATAAGAGAAGATTGCTACATAAAATAAATATGCGATTTTATCCCAGTTGATAATGGATAATATTATTGCCGTAAGGGTAATGACAACATAGGATGCATGATATATCTCGCCCCATTCAGTATGTTTTCCTTTCTTCTTTTGAGCAACCATCGCTACAATACCAGTGATTAAGCATATTGTTCCAAATAGTATGTGTATGGTTAAAAGAATGTTAAAAATGCTCATAATAATTCCTCCTTTTTTATTTTTATAGTATTGCAGTATAGGAGAAAAGTTGAAACATATTGTTTGTTGGCCTTAATATATTGAAATAAAGGTAATCCTAGAACAAATTTAAACGGACAAATTTTTCTTGATTTTAGTGAGCCACGTATTACGTGAAATGAAGGAGAGACTTCCATGTTTACATCTATTACATATTTACAATCAGGGAATGACAAACAACAAAAGGTATATGATGTTTTAAATAAACTAAACATAATGGAGGATTTAGCTTTGTATAGTCCCGTTCTTTGCGGGACAATCCCTATAAGAATTGATACTCTCCAATCTGACTTAGATATAGTAATGGAAGTACATAACTTTGATGTTTTTGAGCAGGAAATGAGATCTTTATATGGTTCTTATAGAGGGTTCAATATAAAAAAGAAAAAAATGAAAGGTACTGAATCGATAAAGGTAAATTTTGAATTCGAAGGTTTTGAATTTGAATTATTTGCTCAGCCTAAGCCAGTGCGTAACCAAAATGCATATAGACATATGATAGTAGAGCACATGCTATTAATGCAGCATCCACATATAAGGGAAGAAATTCTTCGCTTGAAAGAGAACGGTATAAAAACAGAACCTGCTTTTGCTCAAGTATTAAACATTGAAGGAGATCCTTATGAAGGACTTATTGTGTTGGGGCAGGAAATGCGGTTGTGGTAAATAAGATACATAAAAACTCCTCTATAGAAAAAGAGGAGTTTTTATTATGCCATTAGCTTACGGATTAATTCACTCAGCAATTTAACCCCGTGAGTCATTTGTTCTGGAGAAGCATATCCATATGATAAACGAATGTACGGTTCTGATTCTTCTTCATAAATACGTCCTGGATTTAAAAGAATTCCCTTTGATAGTGCCTCTGAAAATAATTTCTTCATCGGAATGCTAGGTACAACCTTAAGCCATATAAAGAATCCGCCGTTAGGAATATCCCAAGTGGCAATATCTGCACAATACTTATTTAAAGCCCGTATCATGATTTGTCTTCGTTCTTTTAGTTGAATTCTTACGTTTGCAACATGTTCTTCATAAAAACCTTTTTTTATCCATTCAGCAGCAACTCTTTGGGATAACGAACTCGATCCATAGTCTGTTTGCATTTTTATATCTGACAATCTTTCAATAACTGGTTCAGGTCCAATAATCCATCCAATTCTAAGTCCTGGGCTAAGTGTTTTAGATAGACTACCAACATATAATACATGTCCATGTTTATCTATTGATTTTAAAGGAGCTGGAGGGGGTTCATCAATCCATAACTCACGATAAATATCATCTTCAATAATAGGTAACTGTTCCTTTTCACATATCTTTATTATTTCTTTTCTTCGTTCTTGAGACATTAATATCCCAGTTGGGTTTTGAAAACTAGGAATAGAATATAAAATGTTTTTCTTTTGACTGTATTTAATGCGTTTTAATAATTCGTTAGGTAAAATACCGTGATGATCCATAGCTATACCAGATAAATTTATATTTGCTGATTGAAATACATGAAGTGAATATAAGTAAGAAGGTTGTTCAAGTAAAACAGTTGATTCTCTATGCAAAAGACCAATTGATATTAATTGCAATGCTTGTAATGCACCAGAGACGATTAATATAGAACCCGGTGATACATGTATTCCGAATGATTTTACGTAGTTACTTATTGCCTCACGTAACGGTAAAAAACCTTTTTGTTCTTCGTATCCGAAATAATCTAATTCGTCACTTACGTTTTTCATAATGGACTGCATCGTTTTTAGCGGGAAAATTTGAGGTGCAAGTTCACCTTTACTAAGATGGATAAGTGTTTTATTTGCTTCTGCTTCATTTATTTCTCGTACCATTAACTTGCTAGGTTTATGAATACCAGCTTTTACATATTCACTCCAATCAGGCGGGGGATTCGTCGCTAATAATGACCATGTATTATTTGTTACAACTGTTCCTGCTCCGATTTTCCCTTGAATTAAGCCATCTGCCATAAGTTCATCGAGCGCAGTTATTACAGTACTTCGATTTACATGAAATAATTTTGCTAACTGCCTTTGACTAGGGATCTTACTTCCGATCGGCCATTCTCCGTTTTCGATTTTTTCTTTCATATAATCTACTATCTGCCGATATTTAGGCAGTTTTTTATTCGTTGTCATAAAAAAACTCCCTCGTTCAATTTAAAAATGCCAAGTGGTTGGTTTTTACGATAAATAACTGGTTGAAGACATTGTATCAACTATTAAATATGATGAAAAGAAATAATTGGTAATTTAAAAATGGTTGGTTTATTAGAAAGGGAGAGAAAACATGCATAATAAAAAATGGGATTTACGCATTATATATGCACACGCGTTTACGATTCTTATATGGGGAACTGCTTTTCCGGCAATTCGTATGGGGCTTGAATCTTATACACCTGAGCATCTTACTTTACTACGCTTATTAATCGCTTCATTTATACTTCTGTTGTTTTCTTTTATCTACAAGTTACGGCTACCGGATTTAAAGGATATCCCAGCAATTTTTATGTTCGGTGCTTTAGGATTCACTTTTTATCACATTGCATTAAACTACGGCGAAAAAACAGTAAATGCTGGTTCTGCAAGTTTAATTGTTTCGGTCACACCTATAGTAACGGCAATTCTTGCTTCTATATTTTTAAACGAAAAAATGAAATTAAATGGTTGGATCGGTGGTGTAATTAGTTTTATAGGAATTGCTCTCATATCATTTAGTCAAGGAGATGCTATTCAATTGAATAGTGGGGGATTATTTATATTAT from Bacillus cereus G9842 includes the following:
- a CDS encoding glycerophosphodiester phosphodiesterase, coding for MKKIYLVTIICAFIVISIFVFQKINEHKYTKAINQSNHIKNIAHRGASAYAPEHTIAAYKLGQQMNGDYIEIDLQMTKDGHLVAMHDETLNRTTNGTGLVKEHTLEEIKQLNAGSFFNEKYPNLAKKEFENAKVPTLKEIIETFGHNANYYIETKSPDEYLGMEEKLLEIINYYEIQDKVIIQSFSEESLQKIHSLNSNISIVQLLPYKKAVQLTKLEIEKYKMYCIGLGMNYKYIDSDYVKKIKKSGLEVHPFTVDNENDMKKLLAWGVDGMFTNYPDHLHSILDLKNHE
- a CDS encoding M15 family metallopeptidase produces the protein MKYHNRNVSNLNKLADNTKAAAFKWYQYCIDNGIEVLIYETIRTVERQREYVRKGASQTMRSYHLVGQALDFVPIQSNGTEDWNSYNKEPWASAIRYAKQIGFEWGGDWKGFVDSPHLQYNYKGYGTDTFGKGSQNVATPPPTNDGVGVAYINGSNVNLRKGPGTGYGVIRQLGKGESYKVFGQSNGWLNLGGDQWIYNDPSYIRYTGGNVPATSQSSNDGVGVVTIIADVLRVRTGPGTNYGIVKNVYQGAKYQSFGYKDGWYNVGGNQWVSGEYVTFVK
- a CDS encoding DUF2306 domain-containing protein produces the protein MSIFNILLTIHILFGTICLITGIVAMVAQKKKGKHTEWGEIYHASYVVITLTAIILSIINWDKIAYLFYVAIFSYSFAIYGYLARKKRWKNWLHHHIRGMLGSYIGAVTALLVNVGIHIPIINLLPPIWFWFLPTLIGIPLVASVSKKYKKRS
- a CDS encoding DUF4269 domain-containing protein is translated as MFTSITYLQSGNDKQQKVYDVLNKLNIMEDLALYSPVLCGTIPIRIDTLQSDLDIVMEVHNFDVFEQEMRSLYGSYRGFNIKKKKMKGTESIKVNFEFEGFEFELFAQPKPVRNQNAYRHMIVEHMLLMQHPHIREEILRLKENGIKTEPAFAQVLNIEGDPYEGLIVLGQEMRLW
- the norG gene encoding efflux pump transcription regulator NorG, giving the protein MTTNKKLPKYRQIVDYMKEKIENGEWPIGSKIPSQRQLAKLFHVNRSTVITALDELMADGLIQGKIGAGTVVTNNTWSLLATNPPPDWSEYVKAGIHKPSKLMVREINEAEANKTLIHLSKGELAPQIFPLKTMQSIMKNVSDELDYFGYEEQKGFLPLREAISNYVKSFGIHVSPGSILIVSGALQALQLISIGLLHRESTVLLEQPSYLYSLHVFQSANINLSGIAMDHHGILPNELLKRIKYSQKKNILYSIPSFQNPTGILMSQERRKEIIKICEKEQLPIIEDDIYRELWIDEPPPAPLKSIDKHGHVLYVGSLSKTLSPGLRIGWIIGPEPVIERLSDIKMQTDYGSSSLSQRVAAEWIKKGFYEEHVANVRIQLKERRQIMIRALNKYCADIATWDIPNGGFFIWLKVVPSIPMKKLFSEALSKGILLNPGRIYEEESEPYIRLSYGYASPEQMTHGVKLLSELIRKLMA
- a CDS encoding DMT family transporter; its protein translation is MHNKKWDLRIIYAHAFTILIWGTAFPAIRMGLESYTPEHLTLLRLLIASFILLLFSFIYKLRLPDLKDIPAIFMFGALGFTFYHIALNYGEKTVNAGSASLIVSVTPIVTAILASIFLNEKMKLNGWIGGVISFIGIALISFSQGDAIQLNSGGLFILLAAISESLYFVFQTSYLKKYGFLPFTIYTILSSTVCMLIFLPGMYQEILAAPLEVNVSVLYLGLFPTVLPYIALAYIISHAGAAEATSSLYLTPVTACFIAWLWLGEVPTLVSIIGGGITILGIVIAHIPVLRKEKHRNLANNQSV